A DNA window from Raphanus sativus cultivar WK10039 unplaced genomic scaffold, ASM80110v3 Scaffold2547, whole genome shotgun sequence contains the following coding sequences:
- the LOC130505741 gene encoding uncharacterized protein LOC130505741 isoform X1 — MAASSSRVDYEIITDPFDPRCVVACFKNLFGELTKKDKLLLKRMRGKEDKTSPKDTPQEERDLINEQIRKSQGFDVDFSKFRCLFDFYAAFHVDERHSNVIRETDRQFFRRLAQEAIADYNTREGTRFEFVEVEKANVYSNSGFIYFITFVAKDPCDQSKVFQAKVINVFCREIVHSFCRLKPRQQVECDDSRRVVKKPRYNTRSSKRAGVINYVS, encoded by the exons ATGGCGGCTTCATCGAGTAGAGTAGATTACGAAATCATCACCGATCCGTTCGATCCACGATGTGTGGTTGCATGCTTTAAGAACCTCTTTGGAGAACTGACCAAGAAGGATAAGCTTCTGCTGAAGAGGATGCGAGGGAAAGAGGACAAAACGAGTCCAAAGGACACCCCACAGGAGGAACGCGATCTCATCAACGAACAGATCAGGAAGTCacag gGATTTGACGTGGATTTTTCCAAGTTCCGATGCCTTTTTGATTTCTACGCTGCTTTCCATGTCGATGAAAGACATTCAAACGTAATAAGAGAAACCGATAGGCAGTTTTTCAGAAGATTGGCTCAGGAAGCCATTGCGGATTACAACACTAGAGAG GGGACCAGGTTTGAATTTGTTGAGGTCGAGAAAGCAAATGTGTATAGTAATAGTGGATTCATTTACTTCATCACCTTTGTAGCCAAAGATCCTTGCGACCAGTCAAAAGTGTTTCAAGCTAAGGTCATCAATGTTTTCTGTAGAGAGATTGTGCACAGCTTCTGCAGGCTTAAACCCCGTCAACAAG TAGAATGCGATGACTCTAGGAGAGTTGTGAAGAAACCAAGGTATAATACAAGATCAAGCAAGCGTGCGGGTGTCATTAATTATGTCTCTTAG
- the LOC130505741 gene encoding uncharacterized protein LOC130505741 isoform X2, whose amino-acid sequence MAASSSRVDYEIITDPFDPRCVVACFKNLFGELTKKDKLLLKRMRGKEDKTSPKDTPQEERDLINEQIRKSQGFDVDFSKFRCLFDFYAAFHVDERHSNVIRETDRQFFRRLAQEAIADYNTREGTRFEFVEVEKANVYSNSGFIYFITFVAKDPCDQSKVFQAKVINVFCREIVHSFCRLKPRQQECDDSRRVVKKPRYNTRSSKRAGVINYVS is encoded by the exons ATGGCGGCTTCATCGAGTAGAGTAGATTACGAAATCATCACCGATCCGTTCGATCCACGATGTGTGGTTGCATGCTTTAAGAACCTCTTTGGAGAACTGACCAAGAAGGATAAGCTTCTGCTGAAGAGGATGCGAGGGAAAGAGGACAAAACGAGTCCAAAGGACACCCCACAGGAGGAACGCGATCTCATCAACGAACAGATCAGGAAGTCacag gGATTTGACGTGGATTTTTCCAAGTTCCGATGCCTTTTTGATTTCTACGCTGCTTTCCATGTCGATGAAAGACATTCAAACGTAATAAGAGAAACCGATAGGCAGTTTTTCAGAAGATTGGCTCAGGAAGCCATTGCGGATTACAACACTAGAGAG GGGACCAGGTTTGAATTTGTTGAGGTCGAGAAAGCAAATGTGTATAGTAATAGTGGATTCATTTACTTCATCACCTTTGTAGCCAAAGATCCTTGCGACCAGTCAAAAGTGTTTCAAGCTAAGGTCATCAATGTTTTCTGTAGAGAGATTGTGCACAGCTTCTGCAGGCTTAAACCCCGTCAACAAG AATGCGATGACTCTAGGAGAGTTGTGAAGAAACCAAGGTATAATACAAGATCAAGCAAGCGTGCGGGTGTCATTAATTATGTCTCTTAG
- the LOC108845515 gene encoding KDEL-tailed cysteine endopeptidase CEP3-like: MDKRKRSVFGEDPQGDVAKEAPETKHERDQDANRSYGAGGGHQKRGKKPKTGDASTTKSTHRLTPSDDDYPKDCGDDGDYFRDWSDTDRVLREVNNQGTKDTCWAHSTTKNLEAVVKIKFNRDVSLSVKHLFHGITKKMSNDAVKNLEEIRTFLKNEGTIQEKDCECEKRTEKKDPCAKKIKEKTVGVLKIDDLVITKMVKEEDLIRLLKISPVMASIHATNEFKDHRGPGIFYGDKKSKAKTLGDHLVLVTGYNTINGEHYWIIQNTWGVTWGEKGFGKIARKISRGKGQQSLFSEIVYPTVSGIGGLA; encoded by the exons ATGGATAAGAGAAAAAGAAGTGTCTTTGGTGAAGATCCACAAGGAGAT GTAGCAAAGGAAGCACCTGAGACCAAGCACGAAAGAGATCAAG ATGCTAACCGATCATATGGAGCCGGCGGTGGACACCAGAAAAGAGGAAAGAAACCAAAAACTGGAGATGCTTCTACTACAAAAAGCACTCAT CGTTTGACGCCTTCTGATGATGACTATCCCAAG gATTGTGGGGATGATGGCGATTATTTTAGAGATTGGAGTGACACTGATCGTGTTCTGAGGGAAGTTAATAACCAAGGGACTAAAG ACACATGCTGGGCCCATTCGACTACTAAAAATCTAGAAGCGGTGGTCAAGATCAAATTCAATCGAGATGTGTCCCTATCAGTAAAACATCTTTTCCATGGCATTACTAAAAAAATGAGCAACGATGCGGTCAAGAATTTAGAAGAAATTAGGACTTTCCTGAAGAATGAAGGCACTATTCAAGAAAAGGATTGCGAATGTGAGAAGCGTACGGAGAAAAAAGATCCATGTGCGAAAAAAATAAAG GAGAAAACTGTTGGTGTATTGAAGATTGATGACTTGGTTATAACCAAAATGGTTAAGGAAGAAGATCTGATAAGGTTACTGAAAATCAGTCCTGTGATGGCAAGCATTCATGCAACCAATGAATTTAAAGACCATCGAGGACCT ggAATATTTTATGGAGATAAAAAGAGTAAGGCAAAGACTCTAGGAGATCATTTGGTCCTTGTTACCGGCTACAATACCATAAATGGTGAGCACTACTGGATCATACAAAACACATGGGGCGTTACGTGGGGAGAAAAGGGATTTGGGAAAATAGCTCGGAAGATTAGCCGTGGTAAAGGCCAGCAATCTTTGTTTTCAGAGATTGTCTACCCTACG GTTTCTGGAATTGGGGGCCTAGCCTGA